A genome region from Acidobacteriota bacterium includes the following:
- a CDS encoding type II toxin-antitoxin system VapC family toxin — protein MVIVDASVLVAALVDSGESGRWAEEIVLGEELITPHLAPVEAANVLRRLESSGRVTSADADRARRHLLRLDLNLFPFEPFADRIWELRHNLTSYDAWYVALAEGLDLALATLDRALAEASGPRCSFVLP, from the coding sequence ATGGTGATCGTCGACGCGTCGGTGCTAGTGGCAGCGTTGGTCGATTCCGGAGAGAGCGGCCGCTGGGCTGAGGAGATCGTCCTTGGCGAAGAGCTGATCACGCCCCATCTGGCGCCCGTCGAAGCAGCCAACGTCCTGCGGCGGCTCGAGTCGAGCGGCCGCGTGACATCAGCCGATGCCGACCGCGCTCGCCGCCATCTGCTGCGCCTGGATCTCAACCTCTTTCCCTTCGAACCGTTTGCGGATCGCATCTGGGAGCTGCGTCACAACCTGACCAGCTACGACGCCTGGTACGTCGCCCTCGCCGAGGGTCTCGATCTCGCCCTGGCGACCCTCGATCGAGCCCTCGCCGAGGCCTCCGGGCCGAGGTGCTCGTTCGTCCTGCCCTGA
- the thrA gene encoding bifunctional aspartate kinase/homoserine dehydrogenase I — translation MKVLKFGGSSLATPERIVTVAGILATALESGPVACVLSAFGGVTDDLAAAARAAEQRDESYREIVERLAERHRAAAESLAGEDERSALGDAIGRAFEDLDDLLRGVWLVREASPRTCDSILSYGERLSTGIVAAALRRVGIEAERCDARRLVVTDDRFGNARVDLDATYDRLREFFSGATSLQVVTGFLGATPAGETTTLGRGGSDYTAALIGAALKAKAVELWTDVDGVLSADPRWVEAASPISQMGYEELMELSHFGAKVVYPPTVHPARSAGVPLWIKNTLNPAFPGTRVEAGAGTEGGPVRGVSSVHRVALMRLEGDGMVGVPGIAMRLFGALAREGISVILISQASSEHSICFAVEPAAVASARRAIDDEFSLEREAGLIEELVVEEDLSIVAVVGSGMSEQTGIAGRLFASLGAHRINVRAIAQGSSERNISLVVDGEDEERAVQTVHEAFFAGPRQAVEIFLAGTGRVGAAFLQQLASERERLAAAGLDLRLAAVANSQTMVASPQGLDPADAAERLATGGEPCGVAGLVDFALGDARSRRIFVDCTASDDVAGFYDRLLEEDVAVVTANKRRLAGPLATFRPLIPNLGAGRSGGRLYFETTVGAGLPVVRSLADLVATGDRLISVEGLFSGTLSFLLDRLESGMAFSEAVRSAHDLGLTEPDPRDDLGGQDVARKLLILARVAGLELEPEDVRVEPLITAEDARPDLDLEDFWQHLPSLDEAFEAQRRDADTEGFRLRYRASLVEGRARVALDPVPNDHPLASARSTENLVVLTTERYQSPPLTIRGPGAGPEVTAAGVFADVLRAVAESPPGTS, via the coding sequence GTGAAAGTCCTGAAGTTCGGTGGCTCGTCGCTGGCCACCCCGGAACGTATCGTCACCGTCGCGGGCATTCTCGCCACTGCCCTCGAGTCCGGCCCCGTGGCCTGCGTGCTCTCCGCCTTCGGCGGCGTCACCGACGACTTGGCGGCGGCGGCTCGCGCCGCCGAACAACGCGACGAGTCCTACCGCGAGATCGTCGAGCGCCTCGCCGAGCGTCATCGGGCGGCGGCGGAAAGCCTCGCCGGAGAGGACGAGCGCAGCGCCCTCGGCGACGCCATCGGCCGCGCCTTCGAGGATCTCGACGACCTGCTGCGCGGCGTCTGGCTGGTGCGAGAAGCGAGCCCGCGCACCTGCGACAGCATCTTGAGCTACGGCGAACGCTTGTCGACGGGGATCGTCGCGGCGGCGCTGCGCCGGGTTGGCATCGAGGCGGAGCGCTGCGACGCACGGCGCCTGGTGGTGACCGACGACCGCTTCGGCAATGCCCGGGTCGATCTCGACGCCACCTACGACCGACTGCGCGAGTTCTTCTCCGGAGCGACCTCCCTGCAGGTCGTCACCGGCTTTCTCGGCGCCACGCCGGCGGGCGAAACCACCACCCTCGGGCGCGGTGGCTCCGACTACACGGCGGCCCTCATCGGCGCCGCCCTGAAGGCCAAGGCCGTGGAGCTGTGGACCGACGTCGACGGCGTCCTGAGCGCCGATCCACGCTGGGTCGAGGCCGCCTCGCCGATCTCTCAGATGGGCTACGAAGAGCTCATGGAGCTGTCTCACTTCGGCGCCAAAGTGGTCTACCCACCGACGGTCCACCCGGCGCGCAGTGCCGGCGTCCCGCTGTGGATCAAGAACACTCTCAATCCCGCCTTCCCGGGCACCCGGGTCGAGGCCGGTGCCGGCACCGAGGGCGGGCCCGTGCGCGGCGTCTCATCGGTCCACCGAGTGGCCTTGATGCGGCTCGAGGGCGACGGCATGGTCGGCGTCCCGGGGATCGCCATGCGGCTCTTCGGAGCCCTCGCCCGGGAAGGTATCAGCGTCATCCTGATCAGCCAGGCCTCGAGTGAGCACTCGATCTGCTTCGCCGTCGAGCCCGCCGCCGTCGCCTCGGCCCGCCGCGCCATCGACGACGAGTTCAGTCTCGAGCGCGAGGCCGGCCTGATCGAGGAGCTGGTGGTCGAAGAAGACCTCTCGATCGTCGCCGTCGTCGGTTCCGGCATGAGCGAGCAGACCGGCATCGCCGGACGGCTCTTCGCCAGCCTCGGCGCTCACCGCATCAACGTACGAGCCATCGCCCAGGGCTCGTCGGAGCGCAACATCTCGCTGGTGGTCGACGGCGAGGACGAAGAGCGCGCCGTCCAGACTGTTCACGAAGCTTTCTTCGCCGGACCCCGGCAGGCGGTCGAGATCTTCCTCGCCGGCACCGGAAGGGTCGGCGCCGCCTTTCTCCAGCAGCTCGCCAGCGAGCGCGAGCGCCTGGCCGCCGCAGGCCTCGATCTGCGCCTCGCCGCCGTCGCCAACAGCCAGACGATGGTCGCCAGCCCGCAGGGACTCGATCCGGCGGATGCCGCCGAGCGACTCGCCACCGGCGGAGAGCCTTGCGGCGTCGCCGGCCTGGTGGACTTCGCCCTCGGAGACGCCCGCTCGCGGCGCATCTTCGTCGACTGCACCGCCAGCGACGACGTCGCCGGCTTCTACGATCGCCTGCTCGAAGAAGATGTCGCCGTGGTGACCGCCAACAAGCGACGCCTGGCGGGACCGCTCGCGACCTTTCGCCCTCTGATTCCGAACCTCGGCGCTGGGCGATCCGGGGGGCGCCTCTACTTCGAGACCACCGTCGGCGCCGGGCTACCGGTGGTGCGCAGCCTCGCCGACCTCGTCGCCACCGGCGATCGTCTGATTTCGGTCGAGGGCCTGTTCTCGGGAACCCTGAGCTTCCTCCTCGATCGTCTCGAGAGCGGCATGGCATTCAGCGAGGCGGTGCGGTCGGCCCACGATCTCGGGCTCACGGAGCCGGACCCTCGGGACGACCTCGGCGGTCAAGACGTCGCCCGCAAGCTGCTGATTCTGGCCCGGGTCGCAGGCCTCGAGCTCGAGCCCGAGGACGTACGGGTCGAGCCTCTGATCACCGCCGAGGATGCTCGACCCGACCTCGATCTCGAGGATTTCTGGCAGCACCTGCCGAGCCTTGATGAAGCCTTCGAAGCGCAACGCCGCGACGCCGACACCGAGGGCTTCCGGCTGCGCTACCGCGCCAGCCTGGTCGAGGGCCGCGCCCGCGTCGCCCTCGACCCGGTGCCCAACGACCATCCGCTGGCCAGCGCTCGCAGCACCGAGAATCTGGTGGTCCTGACCACCGAGCGCTACCAGAGTCCGCCGCTCACCATCCGCGGCCCCGGCGCCGGACCCGAGGTGACCGCCGCCGGCGTCTTCGCCGACGTGCTGCGAGCGGTGGCGGAAAGCCCCCCGGGGACCTCATGA
- a CDS encoding DUF2007 domain-containing protein has translation MFCPNCGAEFRDEIDQCADCGVPLVAESPQGGGSDPVVLLRTPDTVELSVVKSLLQAEGIAHFVQGEESLHMLPIAGHGGFFSKHGLSAAVLVPEDQLDRAREVLAAQVPPDPDPEPEPGSE, from the coding sequence ATGTTCTGCCCAAATTGCGGTGCCGAGTTTCGTGACGAGATCGACCAATGCGCCGACTGCGGGGTGCCCTTGGTCGCCGAATCGCCGCAGGGTGGCGGTAGCGATCCGGTGGTTCTCCTGCGGACCCCCGACACGGTTGAGCTGAGCGTCGTCAAATCGTTGCTCCAGGCCGAAGGGATCGCCCACTTCGTGCAGGGCGAAGAGTCGCTCCACATGCTCCCGATCGCCGGCCATGGTGGCTTTTTTTCGAAGCACGGATTGTCGGCGGCGGTGCTGGTGCCGGAAGATCAGCTCGATCGCGCGCGCGAGGTCCTCGCCGCCCAGGTGCCCCCGGACCCTGATCCCGAGCCGGAGCCGGGTTCCGAGTAG
- a CDS encoding citrate synthase, which yields MSSYSPGLEGIVAAETTLSRVDGEAGQLTLSGYPVEELAPRARFEETIFLLWNDRLPTPDELEAFCADLASRRHLEPATLELLSAAAERRLAPMDALTVGTASLALTAAADARTLIATLPLLVGAYHRLLHDRPPVEPRQDLGHAASYLHQLTGEVPSAARVRGLETYLNTVCDHGFNASTFTARVIVSTGSDPVDAAVGALGALKGPLHGGAPGPALDMVKAIGRVDRAEAWIQDALDRGERLMGFGHRVYRVRDPRAEVLAQAAEEFFADDGDRALYELARGVEAIALEQLRQRKPHRRIATNVEFYTALLLDGLGLTTDLFTPTFAIGRIAGWMAHVREQQESGRLIRPRSEYVGEQGRRWVPLAARAKPDLLAESVGAGS from the coding sequence ATGAGCTCTTACAGTCCCGGCCTCGAAGGCATCGTCGCCGCCGAAACCACCCTCAGCCGCGTCGACGGCGAAGCCGGCCAGCTCACCCTGAGCGGCTACCCGGTCGAAGAGCTGGCTCCGCGGGCCCGCTTCGAAGAAACGATCTTCCTGCTCTGGAACGACCGCTTACCAACCCCGGACGAGCTCGAAGCCTTCTGCGCCGACCTCGCCTCCCGGCGCCACCTCGAGCCGGCGACCCTCGAGCTGCTGAGCGCCGCCGCCGAGCGCCGGCTCGCGCCGATGGATGCCCTCACCGTCGGCACCGCCAGCCTCGCCCTCACCGCAGCCGCCGACGCTCGCACGCTGATCGCCACCCTGCCGCTGCTGGTCGGCGCCTATCACCGGTTGTTGCACGATCGGCCTCCGGTCGAGCCGCGCCAAGACCTGGGGCACGCCGCCAGCTACCTGCACCAGCTCACCGGCGAGGTGCCCTCGGCCGCCCGGGTGCGCGGCCTCGAGACCTACCTCAACACGGTTTGCGACCACGGCTTCAACGCCTCCACCTTCACCGCCCGGGTGATCGTCTCCACCGGTTCCGACCCCGTCGATGCCGCCGTCGGAGCCCTCGGCGCCCTCAAGGGTCCGCTCCACGGCGGTGCCCCTGGACCGGCCCTCGACATGGTCAAGGCGATCGGCCGAGTGGACCGTGCCGAAGCCTGGATCCAAGACGCTCTGGACCGCGGCGAACGACTGATGGGATTCGGCCACCGGGTCTACCGGGTCCGCGACCCACGGGCCGAGGTGCTGGCTCAGGCCGCCGAGGAGTTCTTCGCCGACGACGGAGATCGCGCGCTCTATGAGCTCGCCCGGGGCGTCGAAGCGATCGCCCTCGAACAGCTCCGGCAACGCAAGCCGCACCGCCGCATCGCCACCAACGTCGAGTTCTACACCGCCCTCTTGCTCGATGGCCTCGGGCTGACGACGGACCTCTTCACCCCCACCTTCGCCATCGGTCGCATCGCCGGCTGGATGGCCCATGTGCGCGAGCAGCAGGAGAGCGGCCGGCTGATCCGGCCGCGATCGGAGTACGTCGGCGAGCAAGGCAGGCGATGGGTGCCGCTCGCCGCTCGGGCGAAGCCCGACCTTCTCGCCGAATCGGTTGGCGCAGGGTCGTAG
- a CDS encoding homoserine kinase, with the protein MKTVRAFAPASVSNVCCGFDLFGFAVRGPGDLVEARRSDQPGIVIREITGDDDRLPRQAESNTAGVAAARLLARHGAEAVGVELAIHKQMPLASGLGSSAASAVAAVVAVNALLDLGSAREILLACAVEGERMACGTAHADNAAPSLYGGFVMVRGLRVDRLPVPPGLACALVRPDVEVETRSARQAIGDSVPLTRAVTQWGNTAALVAGLCQNDLRLLASALVDVVAEPLRTDAVPGFDQAKDAALAAGALGAGLSGSGPSIFALVESTERAQEVARAMSQALQSAAGLSADTWVTLVEAPGARVVR; encoded by the coding sequence ATGAAAACGGTTCGGGCTTTCGCCCCGGCGAGTGTGTCGAACGTCTGCTGCGGCTTCGACCTCTTCGGCTTCGCCGTCCGCGGTCCGGGAGACCTCGTCGAAGCCCGGCGAAGCGACCAGCCCGGGATCGTGATTCGCGAAATCACCGGCGATGATGACCGCCTGCCGCGCCAGGCCGAGAGCAACACCGCCGGCGTCGCCGCGGCTCGACTGCTCGCCCGCCACGGTGCCGAAGCGGTCGGCGTCGAGCTCGCCATCCACAAGCAGATGCCGCTGGCCAGCGGTCTCGGATCGAGCGCCGCCTCGGCGGTGGCGGCGGTGGTCGCCGTCAACGCACTCCTCGACCTCGGCAGTGCGCGGGAGATTCTTCTCGCCTGCGCCGTCGAAGGCGAGCGCATGGCCTGCGGCACCGCCCATGCCGACAATGCCGCCCCCAGCCTCTACGGCGGCTTCGTCATGGTCCGCGGGCTGCGGGTCGATCGCTTGCCGGTACCGCCGGGCCTCGCCTGCGCCTTGGTTCGGCCAGATGTCGAGGTCGAAACCCGCTCCGCTCGCCAGGCTATTGGCGACAGCGTGCCGCTGACCCGGGCGGTGACGCAATGGGGCAACACCGCGGCTCTGGTCGCCGGCCTGTGCCAGAACGATCTTCGACTGCTGGCGAGCGCCCTGGTGGACGTCGTCGCCGAGCCGCTGCGCACCGACGCCGTTCCGGGCTTCGACCAGGCCAAAGACGCAGCCCTCGCCGCCGGCGCCCTCGGCGCCGGCCTCTCCGGCAGTGGACCCTCGATTTTCGCCCTCGTCGAGAGCACAGAGCGCGCCCAGGAGGTAGCGCGGGCGATGAGCCAGGCCCTGCAATCGGCGGCCGGTCTCTCGGCCGATACCTGGGTGACGCTGGTCGAAGCGCCGGGCGCCCGCGTCGTCCGATGA
- a CDS encoding citrate synthase family protein, whose product MDQEFLTARQAATALGVSRSTLYAYVSRGMLRSEAVPGDPRARRYGRAEVERLLSRKALRRDPEGSVPTALDWGTPVLESAITLIEGGRLFYRGHDALLLARRWSVEEVAALLWTGDSEDSTHLFAADRAPQVELPAAADRLEPVERCQVALPLAAVDDFAAWDLRPSALALTGARIVRLLISVVSGRATSPAGLVASLDQDARPGAAAALRGALILCADHELNVSSFTARCVASAESTLYDVVGAGLGALRGRRHGGCSSQVEALMREIEGAGEVRRVLADRLRRGEEIPGFGHPLYPAGDPRAKLLLELAGAVRGGAATLEPIDRLITAARALIGEEPTVDVALVALARVLELPPGGPVALFALGRSLGWIGQAIEQYGTGRLIRPRARYSGPRQGEA is encoded by the coding sequence ATGGATCAGGAGTTCTTGACGGCGCGTCAGGCGGCGACGGCTTTGGGAGTCAGCCGTTCGACTCTCTATGCCTACGTCAGTCGAGGCATGCTGCGCTCCGAGGCGGTGCCCGGCGATCCGCGAGCGCGCCGCTACGGCCGCGCCGAGGTCGAGCGACTGTTGTCCCGCAAGGCCCTGCGGCGGGATCCCGAGGGCAGTGTTCCGACGGCTCTCGATTGGGGCACGCCAGTGCTCGAATCGGCGATCACCCTGATCGAGGGGGGCCGCCTGTTCTACCGCGGGCACGATGCGCTGCTGCTGGCTCGCCGATGGAGCGTGGAGGAGGTTGCGGCGCTGCTGTGGACCGGAGATTCCGAGGACTCGACCCACCTCTTCGCCGCCGATCGGGCACCGCAGGTCGAGCTGCCGGCGGCGGCCGACCGGCTCGAGCCGGTCGAGCGCTGCCAGGTGGCCCTGCCGCTGGCCGCGGTGGACGACTTCGCCGCCTGGGACCTGCGACCGAGCGCCCTCGCCCTGACCGGGGCGCGCATCGTGCGGCTGTTGATTTCGGTGGTGAGCGGGCGCGCCACCTCACCGGCCGGTCTGGTGGCGAGCCTCGATCAGGACGCTCGGCCCGGCGCCGCGGCGGCGTTGCGCGGCGCCCTCATCCTGTGCGCCGACCACGAACTCAACGTTTCGTCCTTCACGGCTCGCTGCGTCGCCTCCGCCGAGTCCACCCTCTACGACGTGGTCGGCGCCGGCCTCGGGGCGCTGCGCGGGCGCCGCCACGGCGGCTGCTCGTCGCAGGTCGAGGCCTTGATGCGCGAGATCGAGGGCGCCGGCGAAGTCCGGCGAGTGCTCGCTGATCGCCTGCGCCGGGGCGAAGAGATCCCCGGCTTCGGGCACCCGCTGTATCCGGCCGGCGATCCGCGGGCGAAGCTACTGCTCGAGCTCGCCGGCGCCGTGCGCGGTGGCGCAGCGACCCTCGAGCCGATCGACCGACTGATCACCGCGGCCCGCGCCCTGATCGGCGAAGAGCCCACCGTCGATGTCGCCCTGGTCGCCCTGGCCCGGGTGCTCGAGTTGCCGCCGGGAGGACCGGTGGCCCTCTTCGCCCTCGGCCGCAGCCTGGGCTGGATCGGTCAGGCGATCGAGCAGTACGGTACCGGTCGCTTGATTCGGCCGCGTGCCCGCTACTCGGGTCCGCGCCAGGGTGAGGCTTGA
- the thrC gene encoding threonine synthase, with amino-acid sequence MRFVSTRGEAPPAGLAQVLVKGLAPDGGLYLPESWPTYDNVFLASLREQSPLGIADRIAAPFLSDLPAADRRSLIADALDFPIPLRRLETVGDSTLSVLELFHGPTLAFKDVGARFLARLLAYLLRDEERPLTVLVATSGDTGSAVAQAFLGVPRTRVVILFPEGKVSPLQERQFTTLGDNIEALAVDGTFDDCQRMVKEVFADQELRQELLLTSANSISFGRLLPQAFYYFLAASQLPADAPPPLFSVPSGNFGNLTAGLVAQRLGLETAGFVAATNRNDVVPEYLENGVFSPRPSVRTLSNAMDVGNPSNFDRIQALYDGDLAALRRDLRGARFDDDQTRRAVADVDRRTGYLLDPHTAVGYLALRQELERRAEADESPASGIVLATAHPAKFRDGLEAVIGREIELPGRLAVCLERERKVRPIKGEAAPLIEILRH; translated from the coding sequence GTGAGATTCGTCAGCACCCGTGGAGAGGCACCGCCGGCTGGACTCGCCCAGGTCCTGGTCAAAGGACTGGCGCCGGACGGCGGCCTTTACCTGCCGGAGAGTTGGCCGACCTATGACAACGTCTTTCTCGCTTCTCTGCGCGAGCAGTCTCCCCTCGGCATCGCCGACCGGATCGCCGCGCCCTTTCTGAGCGACCTGCCGGCCGCCGACCGGCGATCGTTGATCGCCGACGCCCTCGACTTCCCCATCCCTTTGCGCCGCCTCGAGACGGTGGGCGATTCGACCCTCTCCGTCCTCGAGCTTTTCCACGGCCCGACCCTCGCCTTCAAGGACGTCGGAGCCCGCTTCCTCGCCCGCCTTCTGGCCTACCTGCTGCGCGACGAAGAGAGACCGCTGACCGTGCTGGTCGCGACCTCCGGCGACACCGGCAGCGCCGTCGCGCAAGCCTTCCTGGGGGTGCCCCGGACGCGCGTCGTCATCCTTTTTCCGGAAGGCAAGGTCAGCCCGCTGCAGGAGCGCCAGTTCACCACCCTGGGCGATAACATCGAGGCGCTCGCCGTCGACGGCACCTTCGACGACTGCCAGCGAATGGTCAAGGAAGTCTTCGCCGATCAGGAGCTTCGTCAGGAGCTCCTCCTGACCTCCGCCAACTCGATCAGCTTTGGGCGTCTGCTGCCCCAAGCCTTCTACTACTTCCTGGCGGCATCCCAGCTGCCGGCAGACGCTCCGCCGCCCCTGTTCTCGGTCCCGAGCGGCAACTTCGGCAACCTCACCGCCGGCCTGGTGGCGCAACGCCTCGGCCTCGAGACCGCCGGCTTCGTCGCCGCCACCAACCGCAACGACGTCGTGCCCGAGTACCTCGAGAATGGCGTCTTCAGCCCGCGACCTTCGGTTCGCACCCTGTCGAACGCCATGGACGTCGGCAACCCGAGCAACTTCGATCGCATCCAGGCGCTCTACGACGGCGACCTCGCCGCCCTAAGGCGCGACCTCCGCGGCGCCCGCTTCGACGACGACCAAACCCGCCGGGCGGTGGCCGACGTCGACCGCCGCACCGGCTACCTCCTCGACCCCCACACCGCCGTCGGCTACCTCGCCCTGCGACAAGAGCTCGAGCGGCGCGCGGAAGCCGACGAAAGCCCGGCCAGCGGCATCGTCCTCGCCACCGCCCACCCAGCCAAATTCCGCGACGGCCTCGAAGCGGTCATCGGAAGAGAAATCGAGCTGCCGGGGCGGCTGGCGGTGTGCTTGGAAAGGGAGCGGAAGGTACGGCCCATCAAAGGCGAAGCAGCACCCTTGATCGAGATCTTGCGGCACTAG
- a CDS encoding NAD(P)/FAD-dependent oxidoreductase: MTDLVIVGGGPAGLGAAIACRLQGLSVSLLEQRRPPLDKPCGEGLMPDGVACLERFGVRVTGRPFRGIRYCQSDGTIAEGDFPAGHGLGVRRPALHQAMVQRAEALGVELLWGSKVETIEARGEQGVEVVSGDRRRLGRYLVAADGLRSPLRRWAGLAGKAAQDRRFGVRQHFRCAPWSERVEVHWAENAEAYITPVAADEVGVAILWRRGKATWEQLLARFPTLAERLAGCATTSRARGCGPLRQRVRGVRRDRTLLLGDAAGYVDAITGEGMSLALHQAEALADAVASGRPQRYERACRRLRRLPDAMTELLLALEKRPALRRRALRALARERSVFDRLLAIHCRALPPSQLGLVPATRLVWRFATGR; encoded by the coding sequence ATGACCGACCTGGTGATCGTCGGCGGCGGACCGGCCGGCCTGGGGGCTGCCATCGCGTGTCGCCTGCAGGGCCTCTCGGTCAGCCTCCTGGAGCAGCGTCGGCCACCCCTCGACAAGCCCTGCGGCGAAGGCTTGATGCCGGACGGCGTCGCTTGCCTCGAGCGCTTCGGTGTCCGCGTCACCGGCCGGCCCTTCCGCGGCATCCGCTACTGCCAATCGGACGGCACCATCGCCGAGGGTGACTTCCCGGCCGGCCACGGGCTCGGGGTGCGGCGACCGGCGCTCCACCAGGCGATGGTGCAGCGGGCCGAAGCCCTCGGCGTCGAGCTGCTGTGGGGTTCCAAGGTCGAAACGATCGAAGCCCGCGGCGAGCAAGGGGTGGAGGTGGTGAGCGGCGATCGCAGGCGGCTTGGTCGCTACCTGGTGGCGGCGGACGGACTGCGCTCCCCCCTGCGCCGCTGGGCCGGCCTCGCCGGCAAGGCGGCGCAGGACCGCCGCTTCGGCGTTCGGCAGCACTTCCGCTGCGCCCCCTGGAGTGAACGGGTCGAGGTCCACTGGGCCGAAAACGCCGAGGCCTATATCACCCCGGTTGCCGCCGACGAGGTCGGAGTGGCGATTCTCTGGCGCCGTGGCAAGGCCACCTGGGAGCAGCTCTTGGCGCGCTTCCCGACCCTCGCGGAACGGCTCGCCGGCTGCGCCACCACCTCCCGGGCGCGGGGCTGCGGGCCGCTACGCCAGCGGGTGCGAGGCGTCCGCCGGGACCGCACCTTGTTGCTCGGCGACGCCGCCGGCTATGTCGACGCCATCACCGGCGAAGGCATGTCCCTGGCCCTGCACCAGGCCGAGGCCCTGGCCGACGCCGTCGCCAGCGGCCGGCCGCAGCGCTACGAGCGCGCTTGCCGGCGCCTGCGGCGTTTGCCGGACGCCATGACGGAGCTGTTGCTCGCTCTCGAGAAGCGGCCCGCTTTGCGGCGCCGGGCGCTCCGCGCCCTGGCCCGCGAGCGGAGCGTCTTCGACCGCCTGCTGGCGATTCATTGCCGGGCTTTGCCGCCGAGCCAACTCGGGCTGGTGCCGGCGACGCGGCTGGTCTGGCGGTTCGCCACGGGTCGCTGA
- the asd gene encoding aspartate-semialdehyde dehydrogenase — MSAKIPVAVLGATGSVGQRFLALLADHPWFEVRVLTASQRSSGKPYAEAVRWLQTTALPEAYRELVLQPTEPASVAGCPLVFSALGSSVAGPLEPALAAAGHLVVSNAGAHRMDPDVPLVVPEVNPDHIDLARHQDAFRNRGGALLTNPNCSTIGLVLALKPLADAFGIDRLHVTTLQAVSGAGLPGVPGVQTLDNIIPFIPNEEEKVEAETRKILGRLDGSAIIPAEVRVSAHCNRVPVIDGHTACVSVALERQASEDDLRRAWSDFRAAPQELSLPTAPARPVHWLDGLDVPQPRLHRDLDGGMAASVGRLRPCPLLDYKFVTLSHNTLRGAAGGALLLAELAVERGLHAEARRA; from the coding sequence ATGAGCGCCAAGATCCCGGTCGCCGTGCTGGGAGCCACCGGCAGCGTCGGCCAACGCTTCCTCGCCCTCCTCGCCGATCATCCTTGGTTCGAGGTCCGAGTCCTCACCGCCTCACAGCGTTCGAGCGGCAAGCCCTATGCAGAAGCGGTGCGCTGGCTGCAGACGACGGCCCTTCCGGAGGCCTATCGCGAGCTCGTGCTGCAACCCACCGAACCCGCCTCCGTGGCCGGCTGTCCGCTGGTCTTCTCGGCCCTCGGCTCGTCGGTGGCCGGCCCCCTCGAACCGGCCCTCGCCGCTGCCGGCCACCTGGTGGTGTCGAACGCCGGCGCCCATCGCATGGACCCTGACGTTCCGCTGGTGGTGCCCGAGGTCAACCCGGACCACATCGATCTCGCCCGTCACCAAGACGCCTTCCGCAACCGCGGCGGCGCCCTGCTGACCAACCCCAACTGCTCCACCATCGGCCTGGTGCTGGCGCTCAAACCGTTGGCCGACGCCTTCGGCATCGACCGGCTGCACGTCACCACCTTGCAGGCGGTCTCCGGCGCCGGCCTACCCGGAGTACCGGGGGTGCAAACGCTCGACAACATCATCCCCTTCATTCCCAACGAAGAGGAAAAGGTCGAGGCCGAGACGCGCAAGATCCTCGGCCGCCTCGACGGCAGCGCCATCATTCCGGCCGAGGTGCGGGTCAGCGCCCACTGCAACCGCGTGCCGGTGATCGATGGACACACCGCCTGCGTCTCGGTGGCTCTCGAGCGGCAGGCCTCGGAGGACGATCTGCGGCGAGCTTGGAGCGATTTCCGGGCGGCACCGCAGGAGCTGAGCTTGCCGACGGCACCGGCGCGACCGGTGCACTGGCTCGATGGCCTGGACGTTCCCCAGCCGCGCCTGCACCGCGATCTCGATGGCGGCATGGCGGCCAGCGTCGGGCGACTGCGCCCCTGCCCACTGCTCGACTACAAGTTCGTCACCCTGTCCCACAACACCCTGCGCGGTGCCGCCGGCGGCGCCCTCCTGCTCGCCGAGCTGGCGGTCGAGCGTGGGCTCCACGCCGAGGCACGACGAGCCTGA